A stretch of Myxococcus hansupus DNA encodes these proteins:
- a CDS encoding STM4012 family radical SAM protein has protein sequence MTRLQQLLDGSPYVSYLYGYPHKTAYRPFTPALPLESVWAEERRDALFLYVHVPFCEMRCGFCNLFTAAGPKQDVVDGYLGALKRETKRVKEALGTATFARAAIGGGTPTLLDVAGLNTVFDLTEGVMGADMKNIPVSVEVSPETVDAEKLRVLRSRGTDRVSIGIQSFIEAEVAAVKRPQKTAEAEAALDLIRSTGFPTLNLDLIYGMEGQTEESFLFSLREALRFTPEEIYLYPLYVRPLTFLGKKARAWDDMRLSLYRVGRDFLLSQGYTQVSMRMFRASHAPDAGGPVYRCQEDGMVGLGCGARSYTGGVHYSSEYAVGSREVRGIISSYSERTEASFGEVGYGFRLDSEERRRRYMLLSLLADGVDLAEYRQRFCTDVLEDFPELTELETHGLARREGGWVKLTPAGVERSDLIGPWLHSEQVQGMMKEYAWR, from the coding sequence ATGACGCGTCTACAGCAGTTGCTCGATGGGTCGCCTTATGTGTCGTACCTCTACGGCTACCCGCACAAGACGGCCTACCGGCCCTTCACGCCCGCGCTCCCGCTGGAGTCCGTCTGGGCGGAGGAGCGCCGAGACGCGCTGTTCCTCTACGTCCACGTGCCTTTCTGCGAGATGCGTTGCGGCTTCTGCAACCTGTTCACCGCCGCCGGGCCGAAGCAAGACGTGGTGGACGGGTACCTGGGCGCGTTGAAGCGTGAGACGAAGCGGGTGAAGGAGGCGCTGGGGACGGCGACCTTCGCCCGCGCCGCGATTGGTGGCGGCACGCCGACGCTGCTGGACGTGGCGGGGCTGAACACCGTGTTCGACCTGACCGAAGGCGTCATGGGCGCGGACATGAAGAACATCCCCGTGTCCGTGGAGGTGTCGCCGGAGACGGTGGACGCGGAGAAGCTCCGGGTGCTGCGCTCGCGCGGGACGGACCGGGTGAGCATCGGGATTCAGAGCTTCATCGAGGCGGAGGTGGCCGCGGTGAAGCGCCCGCAGAAGACCGCCGAGGCAGAGGCGGCGCTGGACCTCATCCGCTCCACGGGCTTCCCCACGCTGAACCTGGACCTCATCTACGGGATGGAGGGGCAGACGGAGGAGAGCTTCCTCTTCTCGCTGCGCGAGGCCCTGCGCTTCACGCCCGAGGAGATCTACCTCTACCCGCTCTACGTCCGGCCGCTGACCTTCCTGGGGAAGAAGGCGCGCGCGTGGGATGACATGCGCCTGTCGCTGTACCGCGTGGGGCGCGACTTCCTGCTGTCCCAGGGATACACGCAGGTCTCCATGCGCATGTTCCGCGCGAGCCACGCGCCGGACGCGGGCGGTCCGGTGTACCGGTGCCAGGAGGACGGCATGGTGGGGCTGGGGTGCGGGGCGCGCTCGTACACGGGGGGCGTGCACTATTCGTCCGAGTACGCGGTGGGCTCGCGCGAGGTGCGCGGCATCATCTCGTCGTACAGCGAGCGGACGGAGGCGTCGTTCGGTGAGGTGGGCTACGGCTTCCGGCTGGACTCCGAGGAGCGCCGGCGCCGCTACATGCTGCTGTCGCTGCTGGCGGACGGTGTGGACCTGGCGGAGTACCGGCAGCGCTTCTGCACGGACGTGCTGGAGGACTTCCCCGAGCTCACCGAGTTGGAGACGCACGGACTGGCGCGGCGGGAGGGCGGCTGGGTGAAGCTCACGCCGGCCGGTGTGGAGCGC
- a CDS encoding STM4013/SEN3800 family hydrolase gives MDMNAVVGTHDLLFITLDTLRYDVAEALCAQGRTPNLAALLPGGRWEKRHSPASFTYAAHHAFFAGFLPTPATPGLHPRLFAMRFEGSETTAPGTCVLDAPDLVTGLSGRGYHTVCIGGVGFFNKRNPLGNVLPGLFAESHWSPEMGVRDARSTEHQVALAVSRLEAVPRSQRVFLFINVSALHQPNRQYLPGAPEDSLDTHAAALEYVDGCLPPLFAALRRRGPACCIVCSDHGTAYGDDGYTGHRLGHPVVWTVPYAEFTLDRDPAP, from the coding sequence ATGGACATGAACGCGGTGGTCGGCACACACGACCTGCTCTTCATCACGCTGGATACGCTGCGCTACGACGTGGCGGAGGCGCTCTGCGCGCAGGGGCGCACGCCGAACCTGGCGGCGCTGCTGCCCGGGGGGCGGTGGGAGAAGCGGCACTCGCCCGCGAGCTTCACGTACGCGGCGCACCACGCCTTCTTCGCGGGCTTCCTGCCCACGCCGGCCACGCCCGGGCTGCATCCGCGGTTGTTCGCCATGCGCTTCGAGGGCAGCGAGACGACGGCGCCCGGCACCTGCGTGCTGGACGCGCCGGACCTCGTCACCGGGCTTTCGGGCCGCGGCTACCACACCGTGTGCATTGGGGGCGTGGGCTTCTTCAACAAGCGCAACCCGTTGGGCAACGTGTTGCCGGGGCTCTTCGCGGAGAGTCACTGGAGCCCCGAGATGGGCGTGAGGGACGCGCGCTCCACCGAGCATCAGGTGGCGTTGGCCGTCAGCCGCCTGGAGGCCGTGCCGCGCTCGCAGCGCGTGTTCCTGTTCATCAACGTGTCGGCGTTGCACCAGCCCAACCGGCAGTACCTGCCGGGGGCTCCGGAGGATTCGCTCGACACCCACGCCGCCGCGCTGGAGTACGTGGATGGGTGCCTCCCTCCGCTCTTCGCGGCGCTGCGGCGTCGGGGGCCCGCCTGCTGCATCGTCTGTTCGGACCACGGGACGGCGTACGGGGATGACGGTTATACCGGACACCGCCTGGGCCACCCTGTCGTGTGGACGGTGCCCTACGCTGAGTTCACGTTGGATCGAGACCCCGCACCATGA
- a CDS encoding HAD family hydrolase translates to MRPRAVFFDLDDTLIDRAGAFDRYVEDLFLRHPRAFPEPGRARALEVLRGLDGRGGIDRDVFCRDAVAAFPALPLSAEALWADMSSRLPAFARSDEDTRELVTALRLRAPVAVVSNGSGRVQRAKLAHADLTTQLPDVFLSGEVGASKPDPRIFQAALACVGRAPHEVLHVGDDPERDIQGAGRLGLSTCWVSHGRAWPAGLPPPTYTVERIVGRARDFAKVLSQWT, encoded by the coding sequence ATGCGGCCCCGGGCCGTCTTCTTCGACCTGGACGACACGTTGATTGACCGCGCGGGCGCCTTCGACCGGTACGTGGAAGACCTCTTCCTGCGTCACCCGCGGGCGTTTCCCGAGCCCGGCCGGGCGCGAGCCCTGGAGGTGCTGCGGGGCCTGGACGGCCGAGGCGGCATCGACCGTGACGTGTTCTGCCGCGACGCCGTGGCGGCCTTTCCGGCCTTGCCGCTGAGCGCGGAGGCGCTGTGGGCGGACATGTCCTCACGGCTGCCTGCCTTCGCTCGGTCCGACGAAGACACGCGCGAACTGGTGACCGCGCTGCGGCTGCGCGCGCCGGTGGCGGTGGTGTCCAATGGTTCGGGCCGGGTGCAGCGCGCGAAGCTCGCGCACGCGGACCTCACGACGCAGCTTCCAGACGTGTTCCTGTCGGGGGAGGTGGGGGCGTCGAAGCCGGACCCGCGCATCTTCCAGGCGGCGTTGGCGTGCGTGGGCCGGGCTCCGCACGAGGTGCTCCACGTGGGTGACGACCCGGAGCGGGACATCCAGGGCGCGGGGCGGCTGGGCCTGTCCACCTGCTGGGTGTCTCATGGCCGCGCGTGGCCCGCGGGCTTGCCCCCGCCCACGTACACCGTGGAGCGCATCGTGGGGCGCGCGCGGGACTTCGCCAAGGTGCTGTCGCAATGGACATGA
- a CDS encoding PAS domain-containing protein encodes MLEGHIEGVEPLDDARVSLDTLQAFVALLDAEGRLLDLNQTAMAWLRATSARELRGHPFWLLPVWRRTTGEQERLRQAAVLAARGVRFREDVELRHVMSDSEARVLDLSLAPVRSSRGVVTYVLVEGHDVTERKQAEAALTRRNAELEAALARTRRPAAAWHPPFEHPTSLETVQRSEERYRCLVDAMAQVVWTANTSGDCSGHNQAWSDFTGQTEQAALAQGWLHMVHAEDRERVCEDWRRALESHSVFDSEYRVRRPDGRYTPVHSRAVAVREADGTPREWVGTLSDITERTAVEAELRESQARFQAIIDAAPAAIYVKSPDGRLLMVNRFFTQQLGRSREQLLGRTDLDLFPPEQAAIIRGHDVQVLTTNQPLEVEEPVSNHRGARVFRSLKFPLRSAEGVPTALGGISTDVTEKRRIDDVAKRLLDIVGHDLRSPTAAILTTTGMLRRRPLDEAMRRPFERIHRSARRVEHLLQVLMDFTQAQLGGGIQLEPIRGDLRALVAAIVEDARTAHPEREVRFIQRGEALGDWDPERLERLLGHLLDNAFIHGAPDTPIDVLCLTGRKAVLLGVRNQGVPIPPEVRATLFEPIRRASHQAETVRHSLGLSLYLVRELTRAHQGRIRVASTALHGTTFYISLPRPPT; translated from the coding sequence GTGCTGGAAGGACACATCGAAGGCGTCGAGCCCCTGGACGACGCGCGCGTCTCGCTCGACACCCTGCAGGCCTTCGTCGCGCTGCTGGACGCGGAGGGGCGGCTGCTCGACCTGAACCAGACGGCGATGGCGTGGCTGCGCGCCACCTCGGCTCGGGAGCTGCGAGGCCACCCCTTCTGGCTCCTGCCCGTGTGGCGGCGAACGACCGGGGAACAGGAGCGTCTGCGCCAGGCCGCCGTGCTCGCCGCCAGGGGCGTGCGCTTCCGCGAGGACGTGGAGCTCCGGCACGTCATGTCGGACAGCGAGGCGCGCGTTCTCGACCTCTCGCTCGCCCCGGTGCGCTCCAGCCGGGGCGTCGTGACGTACGTGTTGGTGGAGGGACACGACGTCACCGAGCGAAAGCAAGCCGAGGCCGCGCTCACGCGCAGGAACGCGGAGCTGGAAGCAGCGCTCGCGCGGACGCGGAGACCCGCGGCGGCATGGCATCCCCCGTTCGAGCATCCCACGTCCCTGGAGACCGTGCAGCGCAGCGAGGAGCGATACCGCTGCCTTGTCGACGCCATGGCCCAGGTGGTGTGGACCGCGAACACGTCCGGCGATTGCAGCGGACACAACCAGGCCTGGTCCGACTTCACGGGGCAGACGGAGCAAGCAGCGCTGGCGCAGGGGTGGCTCCACATGGTGCACGCCGAGGACCGCGAGCGGGTCTGCGAGGACTGGCGCAGGGCATTGGAGTCACATTCCGTCTTCGATTCGGAGTACCGCGTGAGGCGCCCGGATGGACGCTACACGCCGGTCCACTCCCGGGCCGTGGCGGTCCGCGAGGCGGACGGAACACCGCGCGAATGGGTGGGCACCCTCTCCGACATCACCGAGCGGACCGCGGTGGAGGCCGAGCTGCGGGAGAGCCAGGCGCGGTTCCAGGCCATCATCGACGCGGCGCCAGCGGCCATCTACGTGAAGTCCCCTGACGGCCGGCTCCTGATGGTCAACCGCTTCTTCACGCAGCAACTGGGCCGCAGCCGGGAGCAACTGCTGGGCCGCACGGACCTGGACCTCTTTCCTCCCGAGCAGGCCGCCATCATCCGTGGCCACGACGTCCAGGTGCTGACGACGAACCAGCCTCTCGAGGTGGAAGAGCCCGTGTCGAACCACCGCGGCGCACGCGTCTTCCGGTCCCTCAAGTTCCCGCTCCGGAGCGCGGAGGGCGTGCCCACCGCGCTGGGCGGCATCTCCACCGACGTCACGGAGAAGCGGCGAATCGACGACGTCGCCAAGCGGCTCTTGGACATCGTCGGACATGACCTCCGCAGCCCCACCGCCGCCATCCTCACCACCACCGGCATGCTGAGACGCCGCCCGCTGGATGAAGCCATGCGCCGGCCCTTCGAGCGCATCCACCGGAGCGCCCGCAGGGTGGAGCACCTGCTCCAGGTGCTGATGGACTTCACCCAGGCACAGCTCGGAGGTGGCATCCAGCTCGAGCCCATCCGAGGCGACCTGCGGGCCCTCGTCGCGGCCATCGTGGAGGACGCACGCACAGCCCACCCCGAGCGCGAGGTGCGGTTCATCCAACGTGGCGAGGCCCTGGGAGATTGGGACCCGGAGCGGCTGGAGCGCCTGCTCGGCCATCTGCTGGACAACGCCTTCATTCACGGCGCGCCCGACACCCCCATCGACGTGCTCTGCCTTACGGGACGCAAGGCGGTGCTGTTGGGGGTGCGCAACCAGGGCGTGCCCATTCCCCCGGAGGTCCGCGCGACCCTCTTCGAACCCATCCGGCGCGCCTCTCACCAGGCGGAGACGGTGCGGCATTCGCTGGGGCTGAGCCTGTATCTGGTCCGGGAGCTGACCCGCGCGCACCAGGGGCGCATCCGCGTCGCGTCGACCGCCCTGCACGGCACCACCTTCTACATCTCCCTGCCCCGCCCGCCCACGTGA
- a CDS encoding LOG family protein, translating into MIEIETIEAFERHLAAGVGFANVIIQGLDLRPFTKDLVSVELAGAVFLGCELEKDALKATVEHGAMVFPPISGLPYLPYRSGLYTPEELYAGFDPARPETYQGTPDERIYAHWAANGRGSPPTLLETLAQRLHDHSVTDAMEGLLYRSGVVRKVVAIMGGHSMKRGQPDYRAVASLARELAKRGFFMVSGGGPGAMEATHVGAWFARRTEAELDEGLAILAKAPSYTDREWLSRAFDVRRAFPLSKDDLPFCASLGIPTWHYGHEPPNPFATHIAKYFANSVREDGLLTIAKGGIVYSPGSAGTIQEVFQDACQNHYNSVGVISPMIFLGTEFWTRTRPVYPLLHQLAQGYDYARYLMITDSQDAVVQALEAFALEQSAAASAGS; encoded by the coding sequence GTGATTGAAATCGAAACCATCGAGGCATTCGAACGGCACCTCGCCGCGGGCGTGGGTTTCGCCAACGTCATCATCCAGGGGCTGGACCTGCGGCCCTTCACGAAGGACCTGGTGTCCGTGGAGCTCGCGGGCGCCGTCTTCCTGGGCTGTGAGCTGGAGAAGGACGCGCTGAAAGCCACCGTGGAGCATGGGGCCATGGTGTTCCCGCCCATCTCCGGGCTGCCGTATCTGCCCTACCGCAGCGGGTTGTACACGCCCGAGGAGCTGTACGCGGGCTTCGATCCGGCGCGGCCGGAGACGTACCAGGGCACGCCGGACGAGCGCATCTACGCGCACTGGGCCGCGAACGGCCGGGGCAGCCCGCCCACGCTGCTGGAGACGCTGGCCCAGCGGCTCCACGACCACTCCGTGACGGACGCGATGGAGGGGCTGCTCTACCGCTCCGGCGTCGTGCGCAAGGTGGTGGCCATCATGGGGGGACACTCCATGAAGCGCGGCCAGCCGGACTACCGCGCGGTGGCTTCCCTGGCGCGCGAGCTGGCGAAGCGGGGCTTCTTCATGGTCAGCGGCGGCGGCCCCGGCGCCATGGAGGCCACGCACGTGGGCGCGTGGTTCGCGCGTCGCACGGAGGCGGAGCTGGACGAGGGGCTGGCCATCCTCGCGAAGGCCCCGAGCTATACGGACCGTGAGTGGCTGTCGCGCGCCTTCGACGTGCGCCGCGCCTTCCCGCTGTCCAAGGACGACCTGCCGTTCTGCGCCAGCCTGGGCATCCCCACGTGGCACTACGGGCACGAGCCGCCCAACCCCTTCGCCACGCACATCGCGAAGTACTTCGCCAACAGCGTGCGCGAGGACGGTCTGCTCACCATCGCGAAGGGCGGCATCGTCTATTCGCCGGGCAGCGCGGGCACCATCCAGGAGGTGTTCCAGGACGCGTGCCAGAACCACTACAACTCGGTGGGCGTCATCAGCCCCATGATTTTCCTGGGCACCGAGTTCTGGACGCGCACCCGGCCCGTGTATCCGCTGCTGCACCAGCTCGCGCAGGGCTATGACTACGCGCGCTACCTGATGATCACGGACTCGCAGGACGCCGTCGTGCAGGCGTTGGAAGCCTTCGCGCTGGAGCAGTCCGCCGCGGCGTCCGCGGGTTCCTGA
- a CDS encoding ATP-binding protein, whose translation MTPSSGSCVACGARFLGGVLACPRSASAVPRDAPVRRWSPGLCQPALVGRAALLGRLVSLAEDVRRGLGRAVWLTGEAGLGKTRLKDALVEILAAEGFEVWEGSGLALPGAPAGIFRELLEATRALSPPAGTGRVSSADAERITRFLEGRERQGVPASLVSERTALFDSLCHALMPHRRPRLLVLEDWQHGDPLSHALVEELVSRLSHTPLFLLALQRPGGTAPAPVTAEVLTVGRLGPSEAAELLEGRLRGRGMPPPSVREALLRGSAGHPLHLLHAVTLLEEQAGLAVPLTGEAAVAARQMLLPDAQREVLKAATVLGPSFPRAVLATLAGGHAPLALLEAGGWLRSVSGGRYTWAVEPASGLDEVPEAALPQAHRRAAEAYEALADPLRHRACMELTRQWLSAEDSARALPYLVALAGWHLSALEPGPALAVYRFALGLAETLAPDVSREWQRRLWEHMGDAHRLAGEDLEAESAWHTARKLDGEGLASALGERARRLFKLTSVVLAQGKHEEVLGLDREGRRDCLSAAPLMSVSMDALCALALAALGRFQEARARILLAREQFHFASGADDALARAGVEALLHRAMGGVQLGLGFPEAAAAEYAQVLRWSERAGDTWEHSTALLSLGDAYSRAGDRERAAHFFQLALELDSRTGDRRGMAYTHHGLALLHTRAGAPELAKEDALRGLQLASMLEDRRLQSLLRCVLGRAQLQLGELEEAGRQLQLAARDATAAGARVELLQAEACLRVLEARR comes from the coding sequence ATGACTCCGTCCTCGGGCTCATGCGTTGCGTGTGGGGCCCGTTTCCTGGGCGGCGTGCTCGCATGTCCGCGAAGCGCCTCGGCGGTGCCTCGGGACGCGCCCGTGCGCCGGTGGTCGCCGGGGCTGTGCCAACCCGCACTCGTGGGACGGGCCGCGCTCCTGGGGCGGCTGGTGTCGCTGGCGGAGGACGTGCGCCGGGGGTTGGGGCGCGCCGTCTGGCTGACGGGTGAGGCGGGCCTGGGCAAGACACGCCTCAAGGACGCGCTGGTCGAAATCCTGGCGGCGGAAGGCTTCGAGGTGTGGGAGGGCAGCGGGCTGGCCCTGCCGGGCGCGCCAGCGGGCATCTTCCGCGAGCTGCTGGAGGCCACGCGCGCGCTGAGCCCTCCGGCGGGGACGGGCCGTGTGTCCAGCGCGGACGCGGAGCGAATCACGCGCTTTCTGGAAGGCCGTGAGAGGCAAGGGGTTCCCGCGAGCCTCGTCTCCGAGCGCACGGCGCTGTTCGATTCGCTCTGCCATGCCCTGATGCCTCACCGCAGGCCGCGCCTGTTGGTGTTGGAGGACTGGCAGCACGGAGACCCGCTCAGCCATGCGTTGGTGGAGGAGCTGGTGTCGCGCTTGTCGCACACGCCGCTCTTCCTGCTCGCGCTCCAGCGTCCCGGTGGGACGGCGCCGGCGCCCGTGACGGCGGAGGTGCTGACGGTGGGGCGGCTCGGGCCCTCCGAGGCCGCCGAACTGCTGGAGGGCCGGCTGCGCGGCCGTGGGATGCCGCCGCCCAGCGTCCGGGAGGCGCTGCTGCGTGGCAGCGCGGGGCACCCGCTGCACCTGCTCCACGCGGTGACGCTCCTCGAGGAGCAGGCGGGGCTGGCGGTGCCGCTGACAGGGGAGGCGGCCGTCGCGGCGCGGCAGATGTTGTTGCCCGACGCGCAGCGTGAGGTGCTCAAGGCGGCCACCGTGTTGGGGCCCTCGTTTCCCCGCGCGGTGCTGGCGACGCTGGCGGGAGGCCATGCGCCGCTGGCGCTCCTGGAGGCGGGGGGCTGGCTGCGTTCGGTTTCGGGCGGGCGTTACACCTGGGCCGTGGAGCCCGCCTCGGGGCTGGACGAGGTGCCCGAGGCGGCGCTTCCCCAGGCACACCGCCGCGCGGCGGAGGCCTATGAGGCCCTGGCGGACCCGCTGCGCCACCGGGCTTGCATGGAATTGACGCGGCAATGGCTGTCCGCGGAGGACTCGGCGCGGGCCTTGCCCTACTTGGTGGCGCTGGCGGGCTGGCATCTGTCCGCGCTGGAGCCCGGCCCGGCGCTGGCGGTGTATCGCTTTGCCCTGGGGCTGGCGGAGACCCTGGCTCCCGATGTCTCGCGGGAATGGCAGCGCCGGTTGTGGGAGCACATGGGCGACGCACACCGGCTGGCGGGAGAGGACCTGGAGGCGGAGTCCGCGTGGCACACGGCGCGGAAGCTGGATGGTGAGGGATTGGCGTCGGCGCTCGGCGAGCGGGCGCGGCGGTTGTTCAAGCTCACGTCCGTGGTGCTCGCGCAGGGCAAGCACGAGGAGGTGTTGGGATTGGACCGGGAGGGGCGGCGAGACTGTCTGTCGGCGGCGCCGTTGATGTCGGTGTCGATGGACGCGCTCTGCGCGCTGGCGCTCGCCGCGCTGGGGCGTTTCCAGGAGGCGCGGGCGCGCATCCTGTTGGCCCGGGAGCAGTTCCACTTCGCGTCCGGCGCGGACGACGCGCTGGCGCGGGCGGGGGTGGAGGCGCTGCTCCACAGGGCCATGGGCGGTGTGCAGTTGGGCCTGGGGTTCCCGGAGGCCGCCGCGGCGGAGTACGCCCAGGTGCTGCGCTGGAGCGAGCGCGCGGGGGATACGTGGGAGCACTCCACGGCGCTGCTCAGTCTGGGGGATGCGTACTCGCGCGCGGGAGACCGGGAGCGCGCGGCGCACTTCTTCCAGCTCGCGTTGGAGCTGGACTCGCGGACGGGGGACCGCCGGGGCATGGCCTACACGCACCATGGCCTGGCGCTGTTGCACACGCGAGCGGGGGCACCCGAGCTGGCGAAGGAGGACGCGCTGCGCGGGCTCCAGCTCGCGTCGATGCTGGAGGACCGGAGGCTCCAGTCATTGCTGCGGTGCGTGCTGGGCCGGGCCCAACTGCAATTGGGCGAGCTGGAGGAAGCGGGGCGCCAGCTCCAGCTCGCGGCGCGGGACGCCACGGCCGCGGGGGCCCGCGTGGAGCTGCTCCAAGCGGAGGCGTGCCTGCGCGTGTTGGAGGCGCGGCGCTGA
- a CDS encoding heparin lyase I family protein, giving the protein MKKTLLLVGTLLGMSGTGCGAVDDTSSGEGTSPIEIDGLESHTVSAQALTTTGCTALTATSVISNGHDGNVPANTMDSNLGTRWSRSGRGSWIDYDLGAIKQVSGVSVAWHQGNTRANTFTVSVSPDGYTYTQVFSGKSSGTTAAAETYSFPTINTRRVRVTFQSNTVNDWASIAEARACASTTTTPPPNPTPEPNPNPSPNPETPPPGNGSSVVWVGDFETNSRSQWSHTQMVNADRLAVVSSPSRQGRYALKATVRKGDDPINASGNRNELVRMTREPENSEYYYRFSTMFDSSFPSAKTWQLFTQWHHEGNSGSPPVEFYVYGEEIRLNIGGNPGTIVWRTPLVRNRWLDFIFHVKWSPDSKVGFVELYLDGKLVMPKRFIATQYRGQLNYLKVGLYRNDTVSPVGIVYHDGWTMARKLEDVINPTTILKAP; this is encoded by the coding sequence ATGAAGAAGACCCTCCTGCTGGTTGGAACGCTGCTCGGGATGAGCGGCACTGGCTGTGGCGCCGTTGACGACACCTCGTCGGGAGAAGGCACCTCTCCCATCGAAATCGACGGCCTCGAAAGCCACACCGTCAGCGCCCAGGCGTTGACCACCACCGGCTGCACCGCACTGACGGCCACCTCGGTGATTTCCAATGGCCATGACGGAAACGTCCCGGCCAACACCATGGACTCCAACCTGGGCACCCGCTGGAGCCGCTCCGGCCGCGGCTCCTGGATTGATTACGACCTGGGCGCCATCAAGCAGGTCAGCGGCGTCTCCGTCGCGTGGCATCAGGGAAACACCCGGGCCAATACCTTCACCGTCTCTGTTTCACCCGATGGCTATACCTATACACAGGTCTTTTCGGGCAAGAGCAGTGGCACCACCGCCGCGGCGGAAACGTACAGCTTTCCCACCATCAACACCCGCCGCGTCCGCGTCACCTTCCAGAGCAACACGGTGAATGATTGGGCCAGCATCGCCGAGGCGCGTGCCTGCGCGTCCACGACGACGACTCCGCCCCCGAACCCCACCCCGGAGCCGAACCCCAACCCCAGCCCCAACCCGGAGACGCCGCCCCCGGGCAATGGCTCCAGCGTGGTGTGGGTGGGTGACTTCGAGACCAACAGCCGCTCCCAGTGGAGCCACACGCAGATGGTGAACGCGGACCGGCTGGCGGTGGTGTCCTCGCCCTCGCGGCAGGGCCGCTACGCCCTCAAGGCCACCGTGCGCAAGGGCGACGACCCCATCAACGCCAGCGGCAACCGCAACGAGCTGGTGCGGATGACCCGCGAGCCCGAGAACTCCGAGTACTACTACCGCTTCAGCACCATGTTCGACTCGAGCTTCCCGAGCGCGAAGACGTGGCAGCTCTTCACCCAGTGGCACCATGAGGGCAACTCCGGCTCGCCCCCGGTGGAGTTCTACGTCTACGGCGAGGAGATTCGCCTCAACATCGGCGGCAACCCGGGCACCATCGTCTGGCGCACGCCGCTGGTCCGCAACCGGTGGCTGGACTTCATCTTCCACGTGAAGTGGTCGCCGGACTCCAAGGTGGGCTTCGTGGAGCTGTACCTGGACGGCAAGCTGGTGATGCCCAAGCGCTTCATCGCCACGCAGTACCGGGGCCAGCTCAACTACCTGAAGGTCGGCCTGTACCGGAACGACACCGTCAGCCCCGTGGGCATCGTCTACCACGACGGGTGGACCATGGCCCGGAAGCTGGAGGACGTCATCAACCCGACGACCATCCTCAAGGCCCCCTAG
- a CDS encoding antibiotic biosynthesis monooxygenase, with product MSHSLLVVHVQIHVKPEHVDAFHQATLANARESVKEPGIARFDVMQDAEDPTRFVLVEAYRTPQAPAAHKETAHYLTWRDTVAPMMAEPRTSRKFVNRFPDDAGW from the coding sequence ATGTCCCACAGCCTCCTCGTCGTCCATGTCCAGATCCACGTGAAGCCCGAGCACGTGGACGCCTTCCACCAGGCCACGCTCGCCAACGCGCGTGAGAGCGTGAAGGAGCCGGGCATCGCCCGCTTCGACGTCATGCAGGACGCCGAGGACCCGACGCGCTTCGTGCTGGTGGAGGCGTACCGCACGCCCCAGGCTCCGGCCGCGCACAAGGAGACGGCGCACTACCTCACCTGGCGCGACACCGTGGCGCCGATGATGGCGGAGCCCCGCACCAGCCGGAAGTTCGTCAACCGCTTCCCCGACGACGCCGGGTGGTGA